In Deltaproteobacteria bacterium, the genomic stretch GTTGACCTTCTCCAAAAGGTCTATTATCTCCACCGTGAGCCCAGGATCTAAATTCCCGGTGGGCTCATCCGCCATGAGGATGGAGGGAGTATTGACCAGGGCCCGAGCTATGGCCACCCTCTGTTGTTCCCCCCCGGAGAGCTTAAAGGGGGTTTGCTTCACCACCCTCTCCTCCAGCCCCACCAACCTCAAGACCTGTCTGACCCTCTTCGAGATCTCCTGCTTCTTGTACCCCAGGGTCTCCAAGAGCAGTGAGATGTTTCCATAGACGGTCTTGTGGCTTAACAGCTTGAAGTCTTGAAAGACAAAGCCAATCTCCCTGCGTAAAAGGTGGATCTGGGAGTTTTTGAGCCTGGCCACATTCCTTCCGTTGACCAAGATCTCCCCCCGGTCAGGCCTCTCAGTCCGGATGATCAATTTCAACAGCGTCGTCTTACCCGCCCCACTGGGTCCGGTGATGAAGACGAATTCACCCTTTTCTATCCTGAAGCTAATTTCGGCCAGGGCCTCGATATTCCCCGGGTATGTCTTGTAGACCTGAAAGAATTGGATCATTGAACCGTGCTAATAATTTTAGAAATCTAGTTAACATATTCTGGCAATTATTGCAAGGGACAGAGGCAGGGTGACAAAAAGGGAATCAGAGGTGCGCGAGGCCGTCGTAGAGGCGATTGGTGATGACCAAGATTACCCCTTTTCGAGGTCAACCAACGTCCTTTCTATGGCCTCGGCGAGTAGCTTGTTGATCATCCTCTCGGCGGTTTTCAGGCGAAATGTCACCGTCTTATAAGAAGAGGAGAGCTCTATTGTCTGGTTATATCTGACTTTCTTCTCCTTTACATCGGCAACCACCACCCTGAGTTTGAGTTTGCATTCATAGAAGGTCCTCACATAGCTCTTCACCTCGACAGAGAGCTCCTCTAGTGAGCCACCGATAACCCAGCCCCCCCACTCAGGGCTTATGGTCTGAGAATCCAGACCCCAGCCGGGGGTCTCCCCTCGAACTGTATACCCCTTTTTGAAGAGATATGTCTTAAAGGCCTTGGTGACGTTGGCTGAGGGGGCCTCTCGTGACGAGACAAAAGGAGTTTCTTTACCCTCAGAGTCCACCCTCGTGCCGATGGTCCTCAAATCGGCCACCCCCCTGTTATCCCCAAAGGTGGTTACGGTGATCACCTTCCCCCTGAGCTCTGTGCTTACTTGGGGAGGCTCCTTTTCGGGGACATAGCGGAGGTGGATGGGGTATGTGGACACCGTGGCACAGGCGAGCAATAGAGCCGCCACCCCCATGGTTATAAGACCCATCTTTTTCATGATAATATCTCGCTAAATTGCAAGGGGCTAGAAGCTAGTATAGGGCCTTTAAGGGGGGTTGTAAAGGGGTTTAAAACTAATAATATATGTTACGGTCTTATTTTGCCTCTTAATCCTATGATAGGCAGGATATCTACTTTGTCCAATGTCAACAGGCTGACCTCAGATATGAAATGGATTATACGCCATCTTACAAAAAGAACAAAAAGACCAAAAATCCATAGAACATACCCATCATCCCTAAGATTATGCCCCTGTACACGTTCATCTCGGCAACCTCCTTGAATAATTTTTGATTACCTCTATGTGCTCGGTTATATCCATGACAACTTTGGTGCAAAATTTGTGCTAAGATATGGTTTTGGTAAGTCCTTGATAGCACTGGTTTTCTGCGGTGAGGTGAGGTTGACCTTGGAGTCTATGTGACAATTTTTGTCAGTTATTTTAGTCTAATTTGGCCCCTTTCCCAAAGTCGGCTACCCTCCAATGACGTAACTTCTTGGAATTACTGTCGCTGGAGATCGGGCGTGACTTTGCAGTTGAAAATTTCCCTTTCTTTTTTTATAATTTTACTATATTAACCACGCTCCGACAAAAAAAGGCCAGGCATTTGCCTGGCCTTATGAACGGATGTTTTTTCGCCTCTCTTAGAAAAGCCCTTGAACTAAGCCGGTCTCTACATCCACATCAACCTTGCGGAAGGCAGGACTAGAGGAAGTACCTGGCATCAGGCTGATGGTCCCGGCGCACGGGCAGAGGAACTTGGCCCCGGAATAGATCAACACGTCGCGGATAGGCAGGGTCCATCCTTTGGGGGTGCCCTTAATAGCTGGATCGTGTGTCAGGCTCAGGTGGGTCTTCACCATCATAGTGGCGTAGTCATCATATTTGGAATCGCTCTCAAGCATCTTGGCCTTGGCCTCGGCATCAGGGGTCCACGACACCCCGTCAGCTCCATAGACCACCTTGGCGATCTTATCGACCCGCTCCCGCAGCTTCATTTCCACGGGATAGAGGAACTTAAAATCGTTCGTATCTTCGCAGGCTTCCATCACTGCATCGGCCAACTCCAAGGCGCCATCGCCGCCCTTGAGCCAGTGTTCGCTGACCGCGCAGCGTGCCCCGGCCCCCTCGGCTGCCTTTCGGACCATGGCGATCTCTTCCTTGGTGTCGGTATGGAAGGCATTGATGCACACCACCGGGTTGATGCCTGATGTCTTGATGATCTTGATGTGGTGCAGCATGTTAGAAATGCCCTTTTCCAATAGCCCCAGATCCTCCTTGGCGTAGGAATCAGGTATGGGCAGACCAGCCACCACCTTGGGGCCACCGCCATGCATCTTCAAGGCCCTGATGGTGGTGGTGAGGACCGACACATGCGGCGTGAGACCGCTGTAGCGACACTTGACGTTCCAGAACTTCTCAAAGCCGATATCTGCGCCAAAGCCGCTCTCAGTAACATGGTAGTCAAACAGCTTCAGACCAACACGGTCGGCGATGATGGAGGACTGACCCACAGCGATGTTGGCAAAGGGGCCAGCGTGCACCATGCAAGGCTGATACTCCACGGTGCAGCCCAGGGTGGGGTTGATGGTGTTGCGCATCCAGGCGGTCATGGCACCTCCCACCTCGAGGTCGCCGGTGGTGACGATATTGCCCTTCTTGTCAAAGGCTACGGTAATGTTATCCATCCTCTCGCGCAGGTCTGCCAGGTCCCTGACAATGGAGAGCATGGCCATGAGTTCAGAGCTCACGGTGATACCGAACTTGGACTGCATGGCAAAGCCGTCCATGCGACCACCGAGGCCTATGACGATGTTCCTGAGGCTCTGGGCACAGAAGTCCATGACCCAGCCCATCTCCACCCTGGTGGGGTCAATGTCCAGGCGGCGCATCCCGCTGCGCTTGATCAATTCCTCGTCATCGTAATTGCGCTCATGTTGCATCCTGGCGGTCAGTGCTACCATGGCCAGGTTGTGGGCATTGGTGATGTCGTTGATGTCTCCAGTGAGGCCCATGGAAAATTCTGTCATAGGAATCCAGAGGGCGTTCCCCCCACCAGCAGCTGTCCCCTTGATGTTCATGGTAGGACCGCCAGAGGGCTGACGAATGGCCCCTCCGACATTCTTGCCACGCTTGCCCATACCCTCCAGGATACCCATCGTGGTCGTTGTTTTACCCTCACCCAATGGCGTGGGGGTTATGGCGGTTACCTCAATGTACTTGCCGTCCGGTTTGTCCTTGAGCCGTTCGATGATCTTCAGAAAATCGAGCCTACAGAGTCTCGCGTAAGGTATGATTTCATCCCTTTGCAGGTTCAGCCTTTCGCGCCACTCCTCTGGGGTTGGCATCTTCTTCTCTGCATCCTCTGCAATTTGCCAATCGGCAAGTTTTGTGGGATCGTACGCCATTTTTTAACCTCCTTTTAAAATTTTTTTGATTTGTTCAAAGGCCCCTTTTCCGATTAATTTTGTTGCCTTTAGTCATTAAATGCAATTTATTATATTAACCTCTCCGATTTGTCAAGAGAGATTTTATGCCCATGGTGGGGTATTACGCCTTATGCAAGATTTTGGAGATAGAGAGTGTTTAAAAATATGGATCTTCTTCAATTTAGTTGGTGGAATTGAAAGGATGCAAGGGGTCAACCTTCAAGCAGGGTTCAAGGATTCCAGGATCCTAGGGTTCTAGTGTATTTCACTCGACCACTGGACCCCTGGAACCCTGTATCTATTGGCCCCTAGCCCCCTGGAACCCTATGAGATGAATCCTTGGACCCTTTTTAGCAACTTTTTTGGAGAAAAATCAAAAACATTTACTTTCAAAAAACCTCATTATGGCTAGTATCCTTGGTGTTTCTCTCTATATCTTTTTTAGCCCTACTTCCCGACGCAGAATCGGGAAAAGATCGCCCCTAAGACCTCCTCAGGGGTCGTCTCCCCCACAATCTCTCCCAGGATGCCGAGGACCCTTTTGATTTCGATGGCGGTAATGTCCCATGGTATCCCTTGCCCCTCCAGGACCTCCTTAAGGGCCTCCTTTGCCCTCTCTAAGACCCTCTTGTGGCGCAAGTTCACGGGGACCAGCTCCCCTGCCCCCCTCCTCACCCTCCCCTTCACGATGGCATCTACCATCCCCCTCCTTAACCTCTCGATCCCATCCCCCCTCAGGGCGGATATGGGATAAATATCCTTTATCTCCGCTTCCTTTCTTACCTCCTCCTCAGAAAGACGATGGGGAAGATCTATCTTATTGAGAACAACAACGGCCTTTCTCCCCTTCGCTTCCCTGAAGATCCCTCGGTCCTCCTCGTCCAGGGGACGGCTCCTGTCCACCACAAGGAGGATTAGATGAGCCTCGGACAGTTTCTCCTTGGCGAGCTTCACCCCCTCCTGCTCCACCTCATCCCTTGGCTCCCTTAATCCGGCCATATCCATAAGCCTGATAAGGACCCCCGATAGGTTTATGACCTCTTCGATGACATCGGTGGTGGTCCCGGGGATTGTAGTGACGATGGCTCGCCTCCTCTCTAGCAACTGGTTCAGAAGGGTTGACTTTCCCA encodes the following:
- the ftsE gene encoding cell division ATP-binding protein FtsE; this translates as MIQFFQVYKTYPGNIEALAEISFRIEKGEFVFITGPSGAGKTTLLKLIIRTERPDRGEILVNGRNVARLKNSQIHLLRREIGFVFQDFKLLSHKTVYGNISLLLETLGYKKQEISKRVRQVLRLVGLEERVVKQTPFKLSGGEQQRVAIARALVNTPSILMADEPTGNLDPGLTVEIIDLLEKVNYLGTTVVVATHDTNLVAKYKKRALPLYRGRLVG
- a CDS encoding formate--tetrahydrofolate ligase, giving the protein MAYDPTKLADWQIAEDAEKKMPTPEEWRERLNLQRDEIIPYARLCRLDFLKIIERLKDKPDGKYIEVTAITPTPLGEGKTTTTMGILEGMGKRGKNVGGAIRQPSGGPTMNIKGTAAGGGNALWIPMTEFSMGLTGDINDITNAHNLAMVALTARMQHERNYDDEELIKRSGMRRLDIDPTRVEMGWVMDFCAQSLRNIVIGLGGRMDGFAMQSKFGITVSSELMAMLSIVRDLADLRERMDNITVAFDKKGNIVTTGDLEVGGAMTAWMRNTINPTLGCTVEYQPCMVHAGPFANIAVGQSSIIADRVGLKLFDYHVTESGFGADIGFEKFWNVKCRYSGLTPHVSVLTTTIRALKMHGGGPKVVAGLPIPDSYAKEDLGLLEKGISNMLHHIKIIKTSGINPVVCINAFHTDTKEEIAMVRKAAEGAGARCAVSEHWLKGGDGALELADAVMEACEDTNDFKFLYPVEMKLRERVDKIAKVVYGADGVSWTPDAEAKAKMLESDSKYDDYATMMVKTHLSLTHDPAIKGTPKGWTLPIRDVLIYSGAKFLCPCAGTISLMPGTSSSPAFRKVDVDVETGLVQGLF